ACGGCCGACGGTCCCCGCGACGGGAGCCGTGATGGCCGCTTCCATCTTCATCGCCTCGATGCTCGCCACGGCCTGTCCGGCTGCGACGACGTCACCGACGGCGACCTTGAGCGTCACGACCCCGGAGAACGGGGCGGCGACGTGGTTCGGGTCGGACCGGTCCGCCTGCTCGGCGGCCTTGGTCTCGACGGCGACGGAACGGTCCCGCACGGCCACGGGCCGCAGCTGTCCGTTCAGGGTCGCCATGACGGTCCGGATCCCCCGGGCGTCGACCTCGCCGATCGCCTCGAGCCCGACCAGCAGGTTCACCCCCGTCCCGAGCGGCACGACGTGCTCCTCGCCCGGGCGGAGACCGTAGAGGTAGTCGACCGTCGGCACGACCGACAGGTCGCCGTACTCGTCACGGACCTGCTGGAACTGGCGGGTCGGCTGCGCGAACAGCAGACGGTTGAGGGCCTGCTGCCGGACGGCGCCGGGGGTGTCCAGGGCGGCGCGCTCGTGCTCGGGCACGGGCGTCACCGCGATGTGGACGTCACGGCCGGCGAGCACCTTCGAGCGGAAGGGCTCCGGCCACCCACCCGGCAGGTCGCCGAGCTCCCCCGCCATGAAGCCGACGACCGAGTCCGGGATGTCGTACTTCTCCGGGTGCTGCTCGAAGTCGGCCGGGTCGGCGTCCACGGCCGCGAGCTGCAGCGCGAGGTCCCCGACGACCTTCGATGAGGGCGTGACCTTCGGCGGACGCCCGAGGATCCGGTTCGCCTCGGCGTACCAGTCCTCCACCTGCTCGAACCGGTCGCCGAGGCCGAGCGCGATGGCCTGCTGGCGGAGGTTCGACAGCTGTCCGCCCGGGATCTCGTGCTTGTAGACGCGTCCGGTGGGACCGGCGAGCCCGGACTCGAACGGCGCGTATACCCGGCGGACCGCCTCCCAGTAGGGCTCGAGGTCGCCGACGGCACCCAGGTCGATGCCGGTGTCGCGCTCGGTGTGGGCCAGGGCCGCGACGAGGGCGGACATGCTCGGCTGGCTGGTCGTTCCCGCCATCGGTGCCGCCGCGACGTCGACCGCGTCCGCACCGGCACGCGATGCCGCCAGGAGGGTCGCGAGCTGGCCGCCGGCAGTGTCGTGCGTGTGCACGTGCACGGGCTGGTCGAAGCGCTCCCGCAGCGCGGTGACGAGGCGCTCGGCAGCGCCGGCGCGGAGGAGGCCCGCCATGTCCTTGATCCCGATGACGTGCGCGCCCGCCTCGACCATCTGCTCCGCGAGCCGGAGGTAGTAGTCGAGCGTGTAGAGGTCCTCGGCGGGGTCGAGGAGGTCGCCGGTGTAGCAGAGCGCCGCCTCGGCGACGGCCGTGTCGGTGGCGAGCACCGCCTCCAGGGCGGGCCGCAACTGGCTGACGTCGTTGAGCGCGTCGAACACGCGGAAGACGTCGACGCCGGTGGCGGCGGCCTCGGCCACGAACGCGTCGGTGACCTCGGTCGGGTACGGGGTGTAGCCGACCGTGTTCCGACCGCGCAGCAGCATCTGGATGGGGATGTTCGGCATCGCCTGGCGGAGCGACGCGAGACGCTCCCACGGGTCCTCGCCGAGGAAGCGGAGCGCGACGTCGTAGGTGGCGCCGCCCCAGGCCTCGACGCTGAGCAGCTGCGGCGTCAGTCGGGCGACGTGCGGGGCGACCGCCACCAGGTCCTTCGTGCGGACGCGGGTGGCCAGGAGCGACTGGTGCGCGTCCCGCATCGTGGTCTCGGTGACGGCGAGGGCGGTCTGGGCGCGGAGCGACTCCGCCCACGCTGCCGGGCCGAGCTGCCGGAGCAGGTCGCGCTGTCCCTCGGGAACCGGCGCGGTCAGGTCGGTCGCGGGCAGCTTGGACGCCGGGTCGACGACGTGCGCCGCGGGCGACCCGTTCGGCTTGTTCACCGTGACGTCGGCCAGCCAGCTGAGCACCTTCGTGCCGCGGTCCTTCGACACGTGGCCGGCGAACAGCTGCGGCCGCTCGCCGATGAACGCGGTCGAGACGTCGCCGCGGGCGAAGTCCGGGTCCTCGAGGACGGCCTGCAGGAACGGGATGTTCGTGCTGACGCCCCGGATGCGGAACTCGGCGAGGGCACGACGCGCCCGGGCGACCGCCGCCGGGAAGTCCCGTCCGCGGCAGGTCATCTTCGCGAGCATGGAGTCGAAGTGCGGGCTGATCTGCGCGCCCGTCGCGACCGTGCCGCCGTCGAGGCGGACGCCCGCGCCGCCGGGGCTCCGGTACGTGGTGATGCGGCCGGTGTCGGGACGGAAGCCCTGCGTCGGGTCCTCGGTGGTGATGCGGGTCTGCAGGGCGGCGCCGTGCACCGACACGGTGTCCTGCGTCAGCCCGAGCTCGGCGAGG
The sequence above is drawn from the Curtobacterium sp. L6-1 genome and encodes:
- a CDS encoding pyruvate carboxylase; translated protein: MFTKILVANRGEIAIRAFRAAYELGARTVAVYPYEDRNSLHRLKADEAYLIGERGHPVRAYLDVSEIIRVARESGADAIYPGYGFLSENPELAAAAAAAGITFIGPGEHVLEMAGNKVTAKEHAIAAGVPVLASTPASRDVDELVAGAEAIGFPVFAKAVAGGGGRGMRRVETPAELRPALEEAMREADSAFGDPTMFLEQAVLRPRHIEVQILADASGDEAGTIHLFERDCSVQRRNQKVVEIAPAPNLDPAIAAALHRDAVAFARSIGYINAGTVEFLLDTVGERAGQHVFIEMNPRIQVEHTVTEEVTDVDLVQSQMRIAAGATLAELGLTQDTVSVHGAALQTRITTEDPTQGFRPDTGRITTYRSPGGAGVRLDGGTVATGAQISPHFDSMLAKMTCRGRDFPAAVARARRALAEFRIRGVSTNIPFLQAVLEDPDFARGDVSTAFIGERPQLFAGHVSKDRGTKVLSWLADVTVNKPNGSPAAHVVDPASKLPATDLTAPVPEGQRDLLRQLGPAAWAESLRAQTALAVTETTMRDAHQSLLATRVRTKDLVAVAPHVARLTPQLLSVEAWGGATYDVALRFLGEDPWERLASLRQAMPNIPIQMLLRGRNTVGYTPYPTEVTDAFVAEAAATGVDVFRVFDALNDVSQLRPALEAVLATDTAVAEAALCYTGDLLDPAEDLYTLDYYLRLAEQMVEAGAHVIGIKDMAGLLRAGAAERLVTALRERFDQPVHVHTHDTAGGQLATLLAASRAGADAVDVAAAPMAGTTSQPSMSALVAALAHTERDTGIDLGAVGDLEPYWEAVRRVYAPFESGLAGPTGRVYKHEIPGGQLSNLRQQAIALGLGDRFEQVEDWYAEANRILGRPPKVTPSSKVVGDLALQLAAVDADPADFEQHPEKYDIPDSVVGFMAGELGDLPGGWPEPFRSKVLAGRDVHIAVTPVPEHERAALDTPGAVRQQALNRLLFAQPTRQFQQVRDEYGDLSVVPTVDYLYGLRPGEEHVVPLGTGVNLLVGLEAIGEVDARGIRTVMATLNGQLRPVAVRDRSVAVETKAAEQADRSDPNHVAAPFSGVVTLKVAVGDVVAAGQAVASIEAMKMEAAITAPVAGTVGRLAIPVTQQVDAGDLLVVLQ